In Pleurocapsa sp. PCC 7319, the following are encoded in one genomic region:
- a CDS encoding serine protease, whose protein sequence is MNKSSLLISFIGIAASFNLVQPEIAIALERSEISALAKQYTVLIDGEETGSGAIIERDGNTYTVLTNWHVVDTPGEYEIVTPDKEKYQVDYNQIRYLPDIDVAIVKFNSDQNYTVAELGNSDEIVEGNTIYVAAYPDTFPGVPQRIYLFFSTEVNGKLSEAEQGYTLLYAQSGTPGTSGGPLVDENGRVVGINGKASWEVSTGNSFGLGIPLQLYVSEQENLSPPSGVKPQEDLVSQGKKKAKEGDYRGAIDQYNQAIENEANNRDAYLQRGKAYFYLQDYQAAQEDAERILRENNNDAYAYLILGEVFLAQKEYQKALTNLDQALELDPNLEAIVYSDRGVVYYELQDYQQALSNLDRAIKLNPDLTLAYSNRCAIHRWFQKFEKALDDCNQAIEIDPNFALPYSNRGTLYYSLGRDNQKALADINEAIRLDPDLVEPYFTRSLIYSDLQEYQKALADLNQTIELNPNLQKGYFTRSLVYSKLKEYDQALADANKSIELNPNLFAGYNNRGRVYLKLEEYQKALQDLNQAIELNPSNFEAYQIRSLVYSRLKDYDQALADTDKAVSLIPDRPEAYYYRGLIYHRQKNYQLALAEYEQALTKGEKATPAIGNIGLVKYEQGETEAAIQQWQSAIAINNKKAEAQMAMAAALYAQGDKSSAFKMAESALGIDKDLADLEYLRNNLWGKKLVADAQKLLTAPQMEQFTLKSFKL, encoded by the coding sequence ATGAATAAATCTTCTCTGCTAATTTCCTTCATTGGCATAGCTGCAAGTTTCAACTTAGTTCAGCCTGAGATAGCTATTGCCTTGGAACGGTCAGAAATATCAGCTTTGGCTAAACAGTATACAGTTCTCATTGATGGAGAAGAAACAGGTTCGGGGGCAATTATCGAACGGGATGGCAATACTTACACTGTATTAACAAATTGGCACGTGGTCGATACCCCAGGTGAATACGAGATAGTTACTCCCGATAAGGAAAAGTATCAAGTTGATTACAATCAAATTCGTTATCTTCCAGATATCGATGTAGCAATAGTCAAATTTAATAGCGATCAAAACTATACAGTTGCTGAATTAGGCAATTCTGACGAGATTGTTGAGGGAAATACCATATACGTAGCAGCTTATCCTGATACTTTTCCCGGTGTTCCCCAGCGGATTTATTTATTCTTCAGTACCGAAGTCAATGGGAAATTATCGGAGGCAGAGCAAGGTTACACGCTCCTTTATGCTCAATCGGGTACGCCAGGAACCTCTGGAGGACCTTTAGTAGATGAGAATGGACGTGTAGTAGGAATCAATGGCAAAGCTAGCTGGGAAGTAAGTACAGGTAATTCATTTGGTTTAGGAATTCCCTTGCAATTGTATGTTAGCGAACAAGAGAATTTATCCCCACCAAGTGGCGTAAAACCCCAAGAAGATCTTGTCAGTCAGGGCAAGAAGAAGGCTAAAGAAGGTGATTACCGTGGAGCAATTGACCAGTATAATCAGGCAATAGAAAATGAAGCTAATAATCGCGATGCCTATCTACAAAGAGGCAAGGCATATTTTTATTTACAAGACTATCAAGCAGCTCAAGAAGATGCTGAAAGAATATTACGCGAGAACAACAATGATGCTTATGCCTATTTAATTCTAGGTGAAGTTTTTTTGGCACAAAAAGAGTACCAAAAAGCCTTAACCAATCTCGATCAAGCACTCGAACTCGATCCTAACTTAGAGGCTATAGTTTATTCAGATCGAGGTGTTGTTTATTATGAATTGCAAGATTACCAACAAGCCTTAAGCAATCTTGATCGGGCAATCAAGCTTAATCCTGACTTGACACTGGCATATAGCAACCGATGTGCAATCCATAGATGGTTTCAAAAGTTTGAAAAGGCTCTTGACGATTGTAATCAAGCAATTGAGATCGATCCTAATTTTGCTCTTCCTTATTCTAATCGAGGTACGCTCTACTACTCCCTAGGTAGAGATAATCAAAAAGCTTTAGCTGATATCAATGAAGCAATTCGGCTCGATCCTGATTTAGTTGAACCTTACTTTACTCGGAGTTTAATTTACAGCGATCTCCAAGAGTACCAAAAAGCTTTAGCCGATCTTAACCAGACAATTGAACTTAACCCTAACCTGCAAAAGGGCTATTTTACTCGCAGTCTTGTTTATAGCAAGCTCAAAGAATATGACCAAGCCTTAGCTGATGCTAACAAGTCAATCGAACTTAATCCTAATCTCTTTGCCGGCTATAACAATCGTGGTCGAGTTTACTTAAAGTTAGAAGAATATCAAAAAGCACTCCAGGATCTTAACCAGGCAATTGAACTCAACCCTAGCAATTTTGAAGCCTATCAAATTCGCAGTTTAGTTTACTCTCGGCTAAAAGACTATGACCAAGCCTTAGCTGATACCGACAAGGCAGTTAGTCTTATTCCCGATCGCCCGGAGGCTTATTACTATCGAGGTCTTATTTATCATCGTCAAAAAAACTATCAACTAGCTTTAGCGGAATACGAACAAGCATTAACTAAAGGTGAAAAAGCCACTCCAGCTATTGGTAATATCGGTTTAGTTAAGTACGAACAGGGAGAAACAGAAGCAGCTATACAACAGTGGCAATCTGCCATTGCAATTAACAATAAGAAAGCAGAAGCGCAAATGGCAATGGCAGCAGCTCTTTATGCTCAAGGAGATAAAAGTAGTGCCTTCAAAATGGCCGAATCCGCTTTAGGTATAGATAAAGACCTCGCAGACTTAGAATATCTGAGAAACAATCTGTGGGGTAAAAAACTAGTAGCTGATGCCCAGAAACTATTAACAGCTCCTCAAATGGAGCAATTTACCTTAAAAAGCTTTAAGCTCTAA
- the psbA gene encoding photosystem II q(b) protein, whose translation MTTTLQQRETRGAWENFCQWVTSTQNRIYVGWFGVLMIPTLLAATTCFLIAFVAAPPVDIDGIREPVAGSLLYGNNIISGAVVPSSNAIGLHFYPIWEAASLDEWLYNGGPYQLVIFHFLIGVFAYLGRQWELSFRLGMRPWICVAYSAPVSAATAVFLIYPLGQGSFSDGMPLGISGTFNFMLVFQAEHNILMHPFHMLGVAGVFGGSLFSAMHGSLVTSSLVRETTETESQNYGYKFGQEEETYNIVAAHGYFGRLIFQYASFNNSRSLHFFLGAWPVIGIWFTAMGISTMAFNLNGFNFNQSIMDSQGRVVNTWADILNRANLGFEVMHERNAHNFPLDLASGEQAPVALTAPSING comes from the coding sequence ATGACAACTACTTTACAGCAACGCGAAACTCGTGGCGCTTGGGAGAATTTCTGTCAGTGGGTTACAAGCACTCAAAACCGCATTTATGTTGGTTGGTTTGGTGTCTTGATGATTCCTACACTCCTAGCTGCTACTACTTGTTTCTTAATCGCCTTTGTCGCAGCACCTCCTGTAGACATCGACGGAATCCGCGAACCCGTAGCTGGTTCATTGCTTTACGGTAACAACATCATCTCCGGTGCAGTTGTTCCTTCTTCTAACGCGATCGGTCTTCACTTCTACCCCATCTGGGAAGCAGCTTCCTTAGATGAGTGGTTATACAACGGTGGTCCTTACCAACTAGTAATCTTCCACTTCTTGATCGGTGTATTTGCATACCTCGGTCGTCAGTGGGAATTATCATTCCGTCTCGGAATGCGTCCTTGGATCTGTGTTGCATATAGTGCACCTGTATCCGCGGCCACAGCAGTATTCCTAATCTATCCTCTAGGACAAGGCTCCTTCTCTGATGGAATGCCTTTAGGAATCAGTGGAACATTTAACTTCATGTTGGTTTTCCAAGCAGAACACAACATCTTAATGCACCCCTTCCACATGTTAGGTGTAGCTGGTGTCTTCGGTGGTTCTCTGTTTTCCGCAATGCACGGTTCTTTGGTAACTTCTTCCTTAGTACGTGAAACAACTGAAACTGAATCACAAAACTACGGTTACAAATTCGGACAAGAAGAAGAGACTTACAACATTGTGGCAGCACACGGCTACTTCGGTCGTCTTATCTTCCAATATGCTTCTTTCAACAACTCTCGTTCCTTGCACTTCTTCTTAGGTGCATGGCCCGTAATCGGAATCTGGTTTACTGCAATGGGTATTAGCACCATGGCATTCAACCTCAACGGATTCAACTTCAACCAATCGATCATGGATTCTCAGGGACGTGTAGTTAACACATGGGCAGACATCTTAAACCGCGCTAACCTCGGTTTCGAAGTAATGCACGAACGTAACGCTCACAACTTCCCCTTAGACTTAGCAAGTGGCGAGCAAGCTCCTGTAGCTCTAACTGCTCCTTCTATCAATGGGTAG
- the cofG gene encoding 7,8-didemethyl-8-hydroxy-5-deazariboflavin synthase subunit CofG has product MTSVISYSPAYTIVPTYECFNRCSYCNFRVDPGKGSFLSLQDALDRLQKLDSNRIAEMLVLSGEVHPSSADREKWFTKIHQICELSLSLGFLPHTNVGPLSWDEMNRLKQVNVSMGLMLEQLSPKFLETVHKHAPSKQPEVRLRQLEWAGKLKIPFTTGILLGIGETSNDIAESLKAIAIIQQRWGHIQEVILQPHSLGTHQESNFPSFNPEHLPGIITQARKILPESISIQIPPNLVPESNFLLECLEAGATDLGGISPKDEVNPDYAHPTYESLDKILQPAGWKLKPRLPVYSQYYSWLSPSLQKAVLKKEKALIN; this is encoded by the coding sequence ATGACCTCTGTAATCAGCTACAGTCCTGCCTATACAATAGTTCCTACCTATGAATGTTTTAATCGATGTAGTTACTGTAACTTTCGTGTTGATCCAGGAAAAGGTTCTTTTTTATCCCTACAGGATGCCCTTGATAGACTACAAAAGCTTGATAGTAATAGAATTGCTGAGATGTTGGTTTTAAGTGGTGAAGTTCATCCTTCATCTGCTGATAGAGAAAAATGGTTTACAAAAATTCATCAGATATGCGAATTATCTTTATCTCTAGGCTTTTTACCCCATACAAATGTTGGACCATTGAGTTGGGACGAAATGAATCGATTGAAACAAGTTAATGTTTCGATGGGTTTAATGTTGGAACAGTTGAGTCCCAAATTTTTGGAAACAGTGCATAAGCATGCACCTAGTAAGCAGCCAGAGGTACGTTTACGACAATTGGAATGGGCAGGAAAGCTTAAGATTCCATTTACAACTGGAATCTTATTAGGAATTGGAGAAACAAGTAACGATATCGCAGAGTCCTTAAAGGCGATCGCCATAATTCAACAACGATGGGGTCATATTCAAGAAGTAATTTTGCAACCTCATAGCTTAGGAACTCATCAAGAATCAAATTTTCCTAGTTTTAACCCTGAGCATTTACCCGGAATCATTACTCAAGCCAGAAAAATATTGCCAGAGAGTATTTCGATTCAGATTCCGCCAAATTTAGTACCAGAATCAAATTTTCTTTTGGAGTGTTTGGAAGCTGGGGCTACTGATCTGGGAGGAATTAGCCCCAAGGATGAAGTCAATCCAGACTATGCTCATCCTACATATGAATCATTGGATAAAATATTACAACCTGCAGGCTGGAAATTAAAACCACGTTTACCGGTATATTCACAATATTATTCTTGGCTATCTCCATCATTGCAAAAAGCTGTGCTTAAAAAAGAAAAAGCTTTGATCAATTAA
- a CDS encoding efflux RND transporter periplasmic adaptor subunit, with protein sequence MTTEEQSAIEQASELNQNTADSKLKKTTPRKPKWQLVIGAIALFIGGIVAWRLISSSQESTVEVSDDIEQARLTVKTVTANLEPIQAWSYGDGFVSAITKKHLTFQAEGTIDYLKKIDGRDLREGDRVRKGELLARVDRRKYDADITVASAGQIEAKNQVLNAIASLEQAEESLAQAQTDLEKAQTDEAFAQADLKRYQELAAEGAVEQRQVDVKETEYKNAQAVVKATKAGIRSAQAQVAAAQTQVETAEAGVNSANAKLTQSNVDSEDTELIAPFDGVIARLNIREGDYWTPQIVNVTGDYQGIVERLPIIIIDPNRFEVNVELPAFQGGQIKPGQRAFIILDRDRSRVNSGRITGQDLMELASAQGTVFSVSPSVSPGERSVRVTIRLNEGFANVQDGEQVSAWIATEEKNQAIVAPFNAFIYRDRQPHVFVVNEAEKIVEQRAIKQGIEGLAKREIIEGVEPGEKLVTEGKNRLVNGAPVEIIP encoded by the coding sequence ATGACCACTGAGGAACAGAGTGCTATTGAGCAAGCATCAGAGTTAAATCAAAATACTGCTGATTCAAAGCTTAAAAAAACTACCCCCCGAAAACCTAAGTGGCAATTAGTGATTGGTGCGATCGCTCTTTTTATTGGTGGAATAGTAGCCTGGCGTTTAATTTCTAGTTCACAAGAATCAACCGTAGAAGTATCGGATGACATAGAACAAGCAAGGTTAACGGTAAAGACTGTCACCGCCAATTTAGAACCAATTCAAGCATGGAGTTATGGTGACGGTTTTGTCAGTGCTATTACAAAAAAACATCTAACTTTTCAAGCAGAAGGAACAATTGATTATCTGAAAAAAATAGATGGAAGAGATTTAAGAGAAGGAGATAGAGTCAGGAAGGGGGAATTATTAGCTAGAGTAGATCGTCGTAAATACGATGCAGATATTACCGTAGCATCAGCAGGACAAATTGAAGCCAAAAATCAAGTGCTTAATGCAATTGCTAGCCTCGAACAAGCAGAAGAATCTTTAGCACAAGCACAAACAGATCTTGAGAAAGCCCAAACAGATGAAGCCTTTGCTCAAGCAGATTTAAAAAGGTATCAGGAACTAGCAGCAGAAGGCGCAGTAGAACAGCGGCAAGTAGATGTTAAAGAAACAGAGTATAAAAATGCTCAAGCCGTGGTGAAGGCAACAAAAGCAGGAATACGCTCGGCTCAAGCTCAAGTAGCTGCTGCCCAAACTCAAGTAGAAACCGCCGAAGCAGGAGTTAATTCTGCTAATGCCAAACTTACTCAAAGTAATGTCGATAGCGAAGACACAGAACTAATTGCCCCTTTTGACGGTGTTATTGCTCGTCTTAATATTCGTGAAGGAGACTATTGGACACCTCAAATTGTCAATGTCACTGGTGACTATCAAGGAATTGTGGAAAGATTACCCATTATTATCATCGATCCCAATCGGTTTGAAGTTAACGTCGAGTTACCCGCTTTTCAAGGAGGACAGATCAAACCAGGACAAAGAGCGTTTATAATTCTCGATCGCGATCGCAGTCGAGTAAATTCAGGACGTATCACTGGTCAAGATTTAATGGAATTAGCTAGCGCACAAGGAACAGTGTTTTCTGTAAGTCCTTCCGTTTCTCCTGGAGAGAGATCGGTTCGAGTCACTATTCGGCTTAACGAAGGATTTGCTAATGTCCAAGATGGAGAACAGGTATCTGCATGGATAGCTACAGAAGAAAAAAATCAAGCAATAGTTGCACCTTTTAATGCGTTTATATATCGAGATCGCCAACCTCATGTTTTTGTGGTTAATGAAGCTGAAAAAATTGTCGAACAAAGAGCGATTAAACAAGGTATAGAGGGGTTAGCTAAACGAGAAATCATTGAGGGAGTTGAGCCAGGAGAAAAGTTAGTGACAGAAGGGAAAAATCGATTAGTTAATGGCGCACCTGTAGAAATTATTCCTTAA
- a CDS encoding potassium channel family protein produces MKPLLKSKVSSNNNKYTQLLIALIANFVLAPFLRGNRGELALSLISLYAIIIIVKTFSLNPKFFRLYSGIALLTFLLEIVGRMELYGSWRLAFLLLIQVVYIFYLGMAIYLILRDILLSQEITIDTIRGGICVYLLIGFVWALLYGITASLDSNAFSQPIVEIESYGRAVYFSFTTLTTLGYGDIIPVSPLAKMLTNLEAIIGQLYPAILIAILVGSYISQRSK; encoded by the coding sequence ATGAAGCCTCTTCTAAAGTCAAAAGTATCATCTAACAATAATAAGTACACTCAATTACTAATTGCTTTAATTGCTAACTTTGTACTTGCCCCGTTCCTAAGAGGTAATCGTGGCGAGTTAGCTCTTTCCTTGATTTCTCTCTATGCCATTATTATTATTGTCAAAACTTTCTCTCTCAACCCCAAGTTTTTTAGGCTATATAGCGGTATTGCTTTACTAACATTCCTCCTCGAAATTGTCGGTCGGATGGAATTATATGGTTCTTGGAGATTAGCTTTTTTACTATTAATTCAAGTAGTTTATATTTTTTATTTAGGAATGGCAATTTATCTAATTTTGCGAGATATTTTATTATCCCAAGAAATAACAATTGATACTATTCGTGGTGGTATTTGTGTTTATTTATTAATTGGTTTTGTTTGGGCATTACTTTATGGCATTACTGCTAGCTTAGATAGCAATGCTTTTTCTCAACCGATCGTTGAAATTGAATCCTATGGTAGAGCGGTTTACTTTAGTTTTACCACGTTAACTACCCTTGGTTATGGGGATATTATTCCTGTAAGTCCTTTAGCTAAAATGCTAACTAATTTGGAAGCTATTATTGGGCAATTGTATCCTGCGATTTTAATTGCTATTTTAGTTGGAAGTTACATTTCTCAGAGAAGTAAGTAG
- a CDS encoding Uma2 family endonuclease: MREFQPDLSCYVGDKANVIPWGVGIVNLDEYPVPDLVIEVSNSFLSDDLGEKRLLYEDLQVSEYWVIDVQNVRAIAFAIENGGSRRISVSQVLAGLKIEILTEALQRSRKNNHTEVGAWLMKQFNQ; the protein is encoded by the coding sequence TTGAGAGAATTTCAACCCGATCTTTCGTGCTATGTAGGAGATAAAGCTAATGTAATTCCCTGGGGAGTGGGAATAGTTAATTTAGATGAATATCCAGTACCAGATTTAGTAATTGAAGTTTCCAATAGCTTTCTATCTGATGATCTCGGAGAGAAAAGATTGCTATACGAAGATTTGCAGGTATCTGAATATTGGGTGATTGACGTGCAAAATGTAAGGGCGATCGCCTTTGCTATCGAAAATGGCGGAAGCAGAAGAATTTCAGTTTCTCAAGTTCTAGCGGGATTGAAAATCGAGATTCTAACTGAGGCATTACAGCGCAGTAGGAAAAATAACCACACAGAAGTAGGAGCATGGTTAATGAAACAGTTTAATCAGTGA
- the ileS gene encoding isoleucine--tRNA ligase: MTEAKSYKETVNLPQTEFNMRANAVQREPELQQFWAENEIYEQLSQNNTKESFILHDGPPYANGSLHMGHALNKVLKDIINKYKLLQGHKTEYIPGWDCHGLPIELKVLQKIKSKERKELTPLKLRKKAQEFALNAKQEQCENFKRYGVWGDWKHPYLTLTPEYEAAQIDVFGQMVLKGHIYRGLKPVHWSPSSRTALAEAELEYPEGHTSPSIYVAFPVSKLGEGAAELEPYLPNLNVAIWTTTPWTIPGNLAVAVNGELEYAIAQTDDSKYLIVAKDLVEKLAETLSTDLTVKTTVLGKALENTIYRHPLFDRESKVVMGGDYITTESGTGLVHTAPGHGQEDYITGQKYGLPILSPVDDSGKFTEEAGQFAGLQVVAKGNEKVSVGNQAIIDALQEAGALLKHEEYAHKYPYDWRTNKPTIFRATEQWFASVEGFRDQALKEIAGVTWIPAQGEKRITPMVSDRSDWCISRQRSWGVPIPVFYDRETNEPLLTEETINHVKTIIAEKGSDAWWELSVEELLPESYRNNGHSYRKGTDTMDVWFDSGSSWAAVVKGRNLKYPVDMYLEGSDQHRGWFQSSLLTSVASNGIAPYKTVLTHGYVVDEQGFKMSKSKGNGIDPQVIIEGGKNKKQEPPYGADVLRLWVSSVDYSSDVRIGKNIIKQTADNYRKVRNTARFLLGNLHDFDPSKDAIAYADLPELDKYILHRMTEVFAEVSSAYESYQFFRFFQAIQNFCVVDLSNFYLDIAKDRLYISSLNSFRRRSCQTVLAIAIENLAKAIAPVLCHMAEDIWQALPYDTGYKSVFESGWVETKEEWHVGAFGEKPSQWDTIRHLRDEVNKVMEQARTAKAIGSSLDAKVLLHIPDVEFKEKLAAYNSSDTISEKNVDELRYFFLASQVELVDSIGDSEYISESDMVTIAVVKADGEKCERCWNYSLSVGSFADDPTICDRCEAALKGEF; this comes from the coding sequence GTGACAGAAGCAAAAAGCTACAAAGAAACCGTAAATCTGCCCCAAACAGAATTTAACATGCGGGCAAATGCCGTGCAACGTGAACCAGAATTGCAGCAATTTTGGGCAGAAAACGAAATTTACGAACAACTGTCACAGAATAATACTAAAGAGTCTTTTATTCTTCACGATGGTCCTCCATACGCTAATGGATCGTTGCACATGGGTCATGCCCTGAATAAAGTACTGAAGGATATTATTAATAAATATAAGCTATTACAAGGGCACAAAACTGAATATATTCCCGGTTGGGATTGTCATGGGCTACCGATTGAACTAAAAGTTTTACAGAAAATAAAATCTAAAGAGAGAAAAGAATTAACTCCCCTGAAGTTAAGAAAAAAAGCCCAAGAATTTGCTCTCAATGCTAAACAGGAACAATGTGAGAACTTTAAACGCTATGGCGTGTGGGGAGATTGGAAACATCCTTACCTTACTCTGACTCCTGAATACGAAGCGGCACAAATCGATGTCTTTGGACAAATGGTCTTGAAAGGACACATTTATCGTGGTTTAAAGCCGGTTCACTGGAGTCCTAGTTCTCGTACGGCACTGGCTGAAGCAGAATTGGAATATCCTGAAGGACATACTTCTCCTAGTATTTATGTTGCTTTTCCTGTCAGCAAATTAGGTGAAGGCGCAGCAGAATTAGAACCATATCTACCTAATTTGAACGTAGCTATCTGGACTACTACTCCCTGGACTATCCCAGGTAACTTAGCTGTGGCTGTTAATGGAGAATTAGAATATGCGATCGCCCAGACAGATGATTCAAAATACCTAATTGTTGCCAAGGATTTAGTCGAGAAATTAGCAGAAACTCTATCGACCGATTTAACCGTTAAAACTACTGTATTAGGTAAAGCTTTAGAGAATACAATATATCGCCATCCTCTATTTGATCGAGAAAGTAAAGTGGTTATGGGTGGTGACTATATTACTACTGAATCTGGTACGGGATTAGTACATACTGCCCCTGGACATGGACAGGAAGACTATATCACAGGACAGAAGTATGGCTTGCCAATTCTTTCTCCTGTGGATGACAGTGGGAAATTTACTGAGGAAGCAGGGCAGTTTGCAGGATTACAAGTAGTAGCTAAAGGTAATGAGAAAGTCAGTGTGGGTAATCAGGCAATCATCGATGCTTTACAGGAAGCTGGTGCCTTACTCAAACACGAAGAATATGCCCATAAATATCCCTATGACTGGCGTACAAACAAACCCACTATTTTCCGTGCCACCGAACAGTGGTTTGCTTCAGTAGAAGGATTTCGCGATCAAGCATTAAAGGAGATCGCCGGTGTAACTTGGATTCCTGCCCAAGGAGAAAAGCGCATTACACCAATGGTAAGCGATCGCTCTGACTGGTGTATCTCTCGTCAGCGTAGTTGGGGCGTACCGATTCCTGTATTTTATGATCGAGAAACTAACGAGCCACTTTTAACGGAAGAGACGATTAACCATGTGAAGACAATTATTGCGGAAAAAGGTTCTGATGCTTGGTGGGAGCTATCGGTGGAGGAATTATTGCCTGAGTCTTATCGCAACAATGGACATAGCTATCGCAAGGGAACAGATACGATGGATGTCTGGTTTGATTCCGGTTCCTCTTGGGCAGCCGTAGTTAAAGGGAGAAACTTAAAATATCCAGTCGATATGTATCTCGAAGGATCAGATCAACATCGTGGCTGGTTTCAATCTAGTTTGCTAACCAGTGTTGCCTCTAACGGGATTGCCCCCTACAAAACTGTCTTAACTCATGGTTATGTAGTTGATGAACAAGGCTTCAAAATGAGTAAGTCTAAGGGAAATGGCATCGATCCTCAAGTAATTATCGAAGGTGGTAAAAATAAGAAACAAGAACCTCCTTACGGCGCAGATGTACTACGTCTGTGGGTATCTTCTGTAGATTATTCTTCAGATGTTCGCATCGGTAAAAATATTATTAAGCAAACTGCCGATAACTACCGCAAGGTTCGTAATACTGCCCGTTTCTTGCTGGGCAACTTACATGATTTTGATCCTAGTAAAGATGCAATAGCTTATGCAGACTTGCCAGAGTTAGATAAATATATTCTGCATCGCATGACAGAGGTTTTTGCTGAAGTTTCCTCCGCTTATGAAAGCTATCAATTCTTTCGCTTCTTTCAGGCGATCCAAAACTTCTGTGTCGTTGATTTATCTAACTTCTATTTAGATATCGCTAAAGACAGATTATATATCAGTAGTCTTAATTCTTTTCGTCGTCGTAGCTGTCAGACAGTATTAGCGATCGCCATTGAAAATTTAGCCAAAGCGATCGCTCCTGTACTGTGTCACATGGCAGAAGATATCTGGCAAGCTTTACCCTACGATACTGGTTATAAATCTGTGTTTGAATCTGGTTGGGTAGAAACAAAAGAAGAATGGCACGTAGGGGCGTTTGGCGAAAAGCCCTCACAATGGGATACAATACGTCATCTTCGGGATGAAGTTAACAAAGTGATGGAACAGGCAAGAACAGCTAAAGCGATCGGTTCTTCTCTCGATGCGAAAGTATTGCTTCATATCCCCGATGTTGAATTCAAAGAAAAACTGGCTGCTTATAACTCTTCTGATACCATCAGCGAAAAAAATGTAGATGAACTGCGTTATTTTTTCCTCGCCTCCCAAGTAGAGTTAGTAGATTCTATAGGTGATTCTGAATACATTAGTGAATCAGATATGGTGACTATTGCCGTAGTTAAAGCTGATGGGGAAAAATGCGAAAGATGCTGGAATTATTCTCTTTCTGTAGGCAGTTTTGCTGACGATCCGACAATTTGCGATCGGTGTGAGGCAGCATTGAAAGGCGAATTTTAA